The following coding sequences lie in one bacterium genomic window:
- a CDS encoding polyprenol monophosphomannose synthase, which yields MKAIVSIPTYNEAENIETLVYQILDLPVDIGVIVVDDNSPDGTGKIVDRLHTAFPDRVYHLHRENRAGFAAAHKAGLRYALKNTNAEYILTMDADFSHDPKYIPKMLTKMEEYDVIIGSRYIKNGGTQNWDIGRKLLSRGANIYARTILSLSAGDCTGGFRCFRRKVVEHIDIEHLYSHGYGYLIETLFKCQRNGYKIGEIPIIFVDRQFGKSKLSKAIAVEAFFLVLKLRIRGEK from the coding sequence ATGAAAGCTATAGTGTCAATTCCAACATATAATGAAGCAGAAAATATAGAAACTCTTGTATATCAAATATTAGATCTACCTGTAGATATAGGGGTGATAGTTGTAGATGACAATTCTCCTGATGGTACTGGCAAAATTGTTGATAGACTTCACACTGCATTTCCGGACAGGGTATATCATCTGCATAGAGAGAACAGAGCCGGGTTTGCTGCAGCTCATAAAGCAGGATTGAGATATGCTCTTAAGAATACAAATGCGGAATATATATTAACAATGGATGCTGATTTTTCACATGATCCCAAATATATACCAAAAATGCTAACTAAAATGGAAGAATATGACGTAATTATCGGGTCTAGATATATTAAAAATGGAGGGACTCAGAATTGGGACATAGGTAGAAAACTGCTGAGCAGAGGGGCGAATATATATGCTAGAACAATATTAAGTCTTTCTGCCGGGGATTGTACAGGAGGATTTAGATGTTTTAGGAGAAAGGTTGTCGAACATATTGATATAGAACATCTGTATTCCCATGGATACGGATATTTAATAGAGACATTGTTTAAATGTCAGAGAAATGGATATAAAATAGGGGAAATTCCAATAATCTTTGTAGATCGCCAGTTTGGGAAATCAAAGCTGTCAAAAGCCATTGCTGTAGAGGCGTTTTTCTTAGTCTTAAAGTTAAGGATTAGGGGAGAGAAGTGA
- a CDS encoding radical SAM protein yields the protein MKILLINPPKYDKRLYTLRDEICFQNVKYVPFPLRLAQVASVLKHVSDVQVIDANALELGWAELEEQMPECDAVIFQSAAGLIAHDMKVADIVKRKFGRNIKTILIETVLAPIYPERILEDFMSLDIIVRGQPEVVIPDIVKNMKSNLQNVKGIAFRDVSGKIVATDSANIMDSLDELPFMAYDLFSMDRYSIGYLDLPFHEKRVHGIRIRTTRDCPYACPFCIIGSSRWRGYNRKWKAMSSERALNELEYVVDKYKIHGFFFWDETFTLDQSRAEKICDGIINRNLKLQWRCLTRIDCINQRLLEKMARAGCKLIEYGIESGDPSGRKDMQKNFSNQEAINIIKQTKEAGIKANCDLIVGMPWDDKNTLHRTFELAKELDADNIHLTMAFPYPKTQLFDIAEKENLIAASDMYPLIVGKRVRVGALAVMRTRRLSVDELEKIWKKMRRGINRYYIFKNVIKRPSIIRDILRKRGFSAILKGMQMLAKNT from the coding sequence GTGAAGATATTATTAATAAATCCTCCCAAATACGACAAAAGGCTCTATACTCTCAGAGATGAGATATGTTTTCAGAATGTCAAATATGTACCTTTTCCTCTCAGACTTGCACAGGTTGCCAGCGTATTAAAACATGTTTCTGATGTTCAGGTTATTGATGCAAACGCCCTTGAGTTAGGCTGGGCGGAACTTGAGGAGCAAATGCCTGAATGTGATGCTGTGATATTCCAATCAGCAGCTGGCTTGATAGCTCATGATATGAAAGTAGCGGATATTGTGAAAAGAAAGTTTGGGAGAAATATTAAGACAATTCTTATAGAAACTGTGCTAGCGCCTATATATCCGGAGCGAATATTAGAGGATTTTATGAGCTTAGATATAATTGTACGGGGACAGCCAGAAGTAGTTATACCGGACATAGTCAAAAATATGAAATCAAATCTTCAGAATGTGAAAGGCATAGCGTTTAGAGATGTGAGCGGAAAGATTGTTGCGACAGACTCTGCCAACATCATGGACTCATTAGATGAACTGCCGTTCATGGCATACGATCTATTTTCGATGGACAGATATTCAATTGGCTACTTAGATCTTCCTTTTCACGAGAAACGGGTTCATGGGATTAGAATAAGAACTACAAGGGATTGCCCATATGCATGTCCTTTTTGCATAATAGGCTCAAGCAGATGGAGGGGATATAACCGCAAGTGGAAGGCAATGTCTTCTGAAAGAGCGCTTAACGAGCTGGAGTATGTTGTAGACAAGTATAAGATTCATGGATTTTTCTTCTGGGATGAGACTTTTACTCTTGATCAGTCCCGTGCAGAGAAAATATGTGACGGAATAATAAATAGAAATCTCAAACTTCAGTGGCGTTGTTTAACCAGAATAGATTGTATTAACCAGAGACTTCTTGAGAAAATGGCTAGAGCAGGATGCAAACTCATAGAATATGGCATAGAATCCGGAGATCCGTCAGGCAGGAAAGATATGCAGAAGAATTTCTCAAATCAAGAAGCAATTAATATTATTAAACAGACAAAGGAGGCTGGTATAAAGGCAAACTGTGATTTAATAGTAGGTATGCCCTGGGACGATAAAAATACGCTGCATAGAACGTTTGAGCTTGCAAAGGAACTGGATGCTGATAATATTCATCTTACAATGGCGTTTCCATATCCAAAAACGCAACTTTTTGACATTGCAGAGAAAGAGAATTTGATCGCTGCAAGCGATATGTATCCGCTTATAGTTGGGAAGCGGGTACGTGTTGGCGCACTCGCTGTTATGCGGACTAGAAGATTATCAGTTGATGAGCTTGAAAAAATCTGGAAGAAGATGAGAAGGGGAATTAACAGATATTATATATTTAAGAATGTCATTAAAAGGCCTTCTATAATTAGAGATATTTTGAGAAAGAGGGGGTTTTCTGCAATACTAAAAGGCATGCAAATGCTGGCAAAAAACACATAA
- a CDS encoding glycosyltransferase family 2 protein, whose translation MKLSIVVPVYNEKNTILKIIEKVKALDVEKEIIIVDDCSTDGTREILKEKLDGKYPEVRIFYNISNQGKGAALRTGFKHVKGEIIAIQDADLEYEPEEIKELIKPITDGFADVVYGSRLSGGKPQRMYLFWHLAGNKFLTLITNLLYNTTISDMETCYKVMTKRVLDSLNLKSRHFNIEPEITAKIFKQHYRVYEMPISYYGRDYSEGKKICWRDGFSAIWTLIKYRFMN comes from the coding sequence ATGAAACTTTCTATTGTTGTGCCTGTGTATAATGAGAAAAACACTATACTCAAGATTATAGAAAAGGTAAAAGCTCTGGATGTAGAAAAAGAGATAATAATTGTTGATGACTGTTCTACAGACGGCACCCGTGAGATTCTAAAAGAAAAACTGGACGGCAAATATCCGGAGGTAAGAATTTTTTATAATATCTCGAATCAAGGCAAGGGAGCAGCTCTGCGTACAGGCTTCAAGCATGTTAAAGGCGAGATTATAGCAATTCAGGACGCTGATTTAGAATATGAGCCTGAAGAGATTAAGGAGCTGATAAAGCCTATTACTGACGGGTTTGCTGATGTTGTTTACGGGTCAAGACTATCAGGAGGCAAGCCTCAGAGAATGTATCTCTTCTGGCACTTAGCAGGGAACAAATTCCTGACACTAATAACAAATTTGCTGTACAACACAACAATTTCCGATATGGAAACATGTTATAAGGTTATGACAAAAAGAGTTCTGGATTCCCTTAACTTAAAGTCAAGGCATTTTAACATAGAGCCGGAAATTACAGCAAAGATATTTAAACAGCACTACAGGGTGTATGAAATGCCAATTTCTTATTATGGAAGAGATTATTCGGAAGGGAAGAAGATCTGCTGGAGAGATGGTTTTTCTGCGATTTGGACGTTGATAAAATATCGTTTCATGAATTAG
- the hflC gene encoding protease modulator HflC produces the protein MKKLLNVFIALIILIILIAMSGVMYVVDETKQVVITQFGKPVGNPITTAGLHFKKPFIQKARYFEKRLLEWDGDPNQIPTNDKKYIWVDATARWKIVDALKFLQSVNNEMGAHARIDDIINSATRDTITRHLLVETVRNSNRIVDEVKEVGKDVIITDEALERIEVGRNKLEEIILHDAKELAPKYGIELVDVRIKRINYVEDVRRKVYDRMISERKRAAEQYRSEGQGRRAEIDGQRGKELKLITSEAYRQAEGLKGKADAEVIGIYAVAYNQDPEFYSFLKTIETYKKTIDENSTIILTTDSDYYKYLKGLNLIK, from the coding sequence ATGAAAAAGCTTTTGAATGTATTTATTGCCTTAATTATCTTAATAATACTTATAGCTATGAGCGGTGTGATGTATGTTGTAGATGAGACGAAACAGGTTGTGATAACCCAATTTGGCAAACCTGTTGGTAATCCAATTACAACCGCAGGACTGCACTTTAAAAAACCATTTATTCAGAAAGCGCGTTACTTTGAGAAACGACTTCTTGAGTGGGATGGCGATCCCAATCAGATTCCCACCAATGATAAAAAATATATCTGGGTTGATGCTACTGCGCGCTGGAAGATTGTTGATGCGTTGAAATTTCTGCAGTCGGTGAACAATGAGATGGGAGCTCACGCAAGGATTGATGACATTATCAATTCAGCAACCAGGGATACAATTACAAGGCATCTCCTTGTTGAGACAGTAAGAAATTCCAATCGCATTGTAGACGAGGTGAAAGAAGTGGGGAAAGACGTAATAATTACTGACGAAGCCCTTGAACGCATAGAAGTAGGCCGGAACAAATTAGAGGAGATAATCTTACACGACGCAAAAGAACTTGCTCCCAAGTATGGCATAGAACTTGTTGATGTGCGAATTAAGCGGATCAATTACGTAGAAGACGTAAGGAGAAAAGTCTATGATCGTATGATTTCCGAGAGGAAGCGCGCTGCCGAACAATATCGCTCTGAAGGGCAGGGCCGCCGCGCTGAAATAGACGGACAGAGAGGAAAGGAACTCAAACTAATTACATCTGAGGCATATAGGCAAGCTGAGGGGTTAAAAGGCAAGGCGGATGCTGAGGTAATAGGCATCTATGCCGTGGCATATAACCAGGATCCTGAGTTTTATTCATTCTTAAAAACCATTGAGACGTATAAAAAGACCATTGATGAGAACAGCACAATAATCCTTACAACGGACAGTGATTATTACAAGTACCTGAAAGGACTGAATCTTATTAAATAA